The Alteripontixanthobacter sp. genome has a window encoding:
- a CDS encoding response regulator: MIGGAGEKPTNSLTLPLALLLGLALSAAAIWLLTGEVLPAAAFAGGLLVLLAGGWLLSRTARPAQAGDLAAPDWSVTVAAIENDGRGKGDGVAITDRANRLTCANGTFGEWFGQGEAPPNLPLDRTALESLTRAAREAWRDGQAEIAELADRKGSARWSASARRAGRGEDYLIWRFTEIAGDDTTARIGEELRGPLGAMLTAAGIEAAMTAPDGIVSSASAGFAERAAGDPKATLAGQEFVSLLRSDERGRVYFAREGRRGSPQVLVHVPLDMGEGGRPRGADEAPSLMLLIDAGVGVGGGWEGGGGESAPQLESLLGALPLGLAMTDRDGRFLFANPPFLRAIGREDQGLPQFPSDLVVREDKTAMSDAVRRYGRGTANSGDMAVRLRDMPEDPVSLGLAGVRGLGEAAVLLSLADSTEETKLKRQVAQATKMQAVGQLAGGVAHDFNNVLTAIIGYCDLMLLRHTPGDSDYDDIQQIRANSNRAASLTRQLLAFSRQQTLRPEVLQLPDVISEVSQLLKRLMGEKIEFKIRHDRDLGPVRADPQQLEQVIVNLAVNARDAIHAAGNGSGKLTMATRRVSAGDVRKTGSDIIPVADYTVLIVQDSGGGIPPENLGKIFEPFFTTKEQGKGTGLGLSTVYGIVKQSGGFIFADNVTGIGGKAEGARFTVYLPVHSGPPAEPRVDLPDTSGASEWSGGGRVLLVEDEDMVRAVAERALVREGYEVTACCDGEEGLAAVANAKEGGPQFDVVVSDVVMPVMDGPAMARAIRKVRPDLPFLFMSGYAEETLRDQIDIDNMHFMAKPFSVAQIGQKVGEVLASSKLKA, translated from the coding sequence ATGATCGGCGGCGCGGGCGAGAAACCGACGAACTCTCTAACGTTGCCGCTCGCCTTGTTGCTGGGGCTGGCTCTATCGGCGGCGGCGATCTGGTTGCTGACCGGCGAGGTGTTGCCCGCTGCAGCCTTTGCCGGCGGCCTGCTGGTGCTGTTGGCTGGCGGCTGGTTGCTGTCGCGAACCGCACGGCCGGCTCAGGCGGGCGATCTGGCTGCGCCCGATTGGTCGGTCACGGTTGCCGCTATCGAGAATGACGGGCGCGGCAAGGGCGACGGGGTGGCCATTACCGACCGTGCCAACCGGCTGACCTGTGCCAATGGCACGTTCGGCGAATGGTTCGGGCAGGGTGAGGCTCCGCCCAACCTGCCGCTCGACCGGACCGCGCTGGAATCGCTCACCCGCGCTGCGCGCGAGGCGTGGCGCGACGGGCAGGCAGAGATTGCCGAGTTGGCCGACCGCAAGGGCAGCGCGCGCTGGAGCGCCAGTGCAAGGCGGGCGGGCCGGGGCGAGGATTATCTGATCTGGCGCTTCACCGAAATTGCCGGTGACGACACCACCGCGCGGATCGGCGAGGAATTGCGCGGTCCGCTCGGTGCGATGTTGACCGCTGCCGGGATTGAAGCAGCGATGACGGCGCCCGACGGGATCGTATCCAGCGCCTCGGCAGGGTTTGCCGAGCGCGCGGCGGGCGACCCCAAGGCCACGCTGGCCGGTCAGGAGTTCGTTTCGCTGTTGCGCAGCGACGAGCGCGGCCGGGTCTATTTCGCCCGCGAGGGCAGGCGCGGATCGCCGCAGGTGCTGGTGCATGTGCCGCTGGACATGGGCGAGGGCGGACGGCCGAGGGGCGCCGACGAGGCACCTTCGCTGATGCTGTTGATCGATGCCGGGGTAGGCGTGGGCGGCGGCTGGGAAGGCGGGGGCGGCGAATCTGCACCGCAGCTGGAATCGCTGCTCGGCGCATTGCCGCTGGGTCTGGCCATGACCGACAGGGACGGGCGGTTCCTGTTCGCCAATCCGCCCTTCCTGCGCGCCATCGGCCGCGAAGACCAGGGCTTGCCGCAATTCCCTTCGGACCTCGTTGTGCGCGAAGATAAGACCGCGATGTCGGATGCGGTGCGGCGCTATGGGCGCGGCACGGCGAATAGCGGCGATATGGCCGTGAGGCTGCGCGATATGCCGGAAGACCCGGTGTCGCTGGGCCTTGCCGGAGTGCGCGGACTGGGCGAGGCGGCGGTCCTGCTCAGCCTTGCCGATTCTACCGAGGAGACCAAGCTCAAGCGGCAGGTTGCGCAGGCGACGAAGATGCAGGCGGTCGGCCAGCTGGCAGGCGGGGTGGCGCATGATTTCAACAATGTTCTGACCGCCATCATCGGCTATTGCGACCTGATGTTGTTGCGCCATACGCCGGGTGACAGCGACTATGACGATATTCAGCAGATCCGCGCCAATTCCAACCGCGCGGCCAGCCTGACCCGCCAATTGCTTGCCTTTTCGCGCCAGCAGACCCTGCGCCCCGAAGTTCTGCAATTACCGGATGTTATCAGCGAAGTTTCACAACTTCTCAAACGCCTGATGGGCGAGAAGATTGAGTTCAAGATTCGCCATGACCGCGATCTCGGCCCGGTGCGCGCCGATCCGCAGCAATTGGAACAGGTCATCGTGAATCTGGCGGTCAACGCGCGCGATGCGATCCATGCGGCCGGCAATGGCTCGGGCAAGCTGACCATGGCGACCCGCCGGGTATCGGCCGGCGATGTCCGCAAGACCGGGTCCGATATCATTCCGGTGGCCGATTATACCGTTTTGATCGTGCAGGATTCGGGCGGCGGCATTCCGCCGGAAAACCTCGGCAAGATTTTCGAGCCGTTCTTCACCACCAAGGAACAGGGCAAGGGCACCGGCCTGGGTCTCTCCACCGTTTACGGTATCGTCAAGCAATCGGGCGGTTTCATCTTCGCCGACAATGTCACCGGCATCGGCGGCAAGGCCGAAGGTGCTCGCTTCACCGTCTATCTGCCGGTCCATAGCGGCCCTCCCGCCGAGCCTCGTGTCGATTTGCCCGATACAAGCGGAGCGAGCGAATGGTCCGGCGGCGGGCGCGTGTTGCTGGTGGAGGACGAGGACATGGTGCGCGCCGTGGCCGAACGCGCGCTGGTGCGCGAAGGTTACGAGGTGACCGCGTGCTGCGACGGGGAAGAAGGGCTGGCCGCGGTTGCCAACGCCAAGGAAGGCGGGCCGCAATTCGATGTGGTCGTTTCCGATGTGGTGATGCCGGTGATGGACGGACCCGCAATGGCCCGCGCGATCCGCAAGGTCCGCCCGGACCTGCCGTTCCTGTTCATGTCGGGCTATGCAGAAGAAACTTTGCGCGACCAGATCGACATCGACAATATGCATTTTATGGCCAAGCCCTTCAGCGTGGCGCAGATCGGGCAAAAGGTGGGCGAGGTTCTGGCGAGCAGCAAGCTCAAGGCCTAG
- a CDS encoding invasion associated locus B family protein yields MRITLAVLAAAAGLSAVSVAAVPAQARDNLGIFSDWGAFRDANVPRCYAIAKPAGSRLQRDYEPFATVATWPRRNVRGQIHLRLSRKLADNSDITLRIGSRDFTLTGGGGDAWAQDRQMDAAIVAAMRSASEMTVRARDSRGRRFSNTYRLNGAATAIDAATVGCASARTR; encoded by the coding sequence GTGAGAATTACCCTCGCGGTGCTGGCAGCGGCGGCCGGGCTGAGTGCCGTGAGCGTTGCGGCGGTCCCGGCGCAGGCGCGTGACAATCTCGGTATCTTTTCCGATTGGGGCGCGTTTCGCGACGCCAACGTGCCGCGCTGCTATGCCATTGCAAAGCCTGCCGGAAGCCGCCTTCAGCGCGATTACGAACCGTTTGCCACGGTAGCCACTTGGCCGCGCCGAAATGTGCGCGGGCAAATCCATCTGCGCCTGTCGCGCAAGCTGGCCGACAATAGCGACATCACCCTGCGCATAGGCAGCCGCGATTTCACGCTGACCGGCGGCGGCGGCGATGCTTGGGCGCAGGACAGACAGATGGACGCAGCAATCGTTGCAGCAATGCGCTCCGCCAGCGAGATGACCGTCCGCGCGCGCGACAGCCGGGGGCGGCGTTTTTCAAATACTTACCGGCTGAACGGGGCAGCCACCGCTATCGACGCGGCAACGGTCGGATGCGCCTCGGCCCGGACGCGCTGA
- a CDS encoding DUF2062 domain-containing protein, protein MTDFRSKTFLADWVRRHTPTREQMAQNRYLKPIAHRFLSPELWRFTRRSVPRGVALGLFAAFIVPLGQIFLAAFLALPARANVPLAALVTFVTNPFTFPFWAIIAKKLGDFMLNIDRSMGGLALSDTRDGLVAYIAELLGVAAVAYFGFLVLAILSAAIGYLLSSWVWRYLVGRKRTKRLARKARGLPMSAKRPRKKKATGA, encoded by the coding sequence ATGACCGATTTCCGCTCGAAAACCTTTCTCGCCGACTGGGTCAGGCGGCACACGCCTACGCGTGAACAGATGGCGCAAAACCGCTATCTGAAGCCTATCGCGCATCGTTTTCTCAGTCCGGAACTGTGGCGCTTTACGCGGCGCAGCGTGCCCCGCGGGGTCGCGCTGGGACTGTTTGCAGCGTTCATCGTGCCGCTCGGGCAGATTTTTCTGGCGGCGTTCCTGGCTCTGCCCGCGCGGGCCAACGTTCCGCTTGCTGCGCTGGTTACTTTCGTCACCAACCCGTTCACCTTCCCGTTCTGGGCTATCATCGCCAAGAAGCTGGGCGATTTCATGCTCAACATCGATCGATCGATGGGCGGGCTGGCGCTGAGCGACACGCGCGACGGGCTGGTCGCCTATATTGCGGAATTGCTGGGTGTGGCGGCAGTGGCCTATTTCGGCTTCCTGGTACTGGCGATCCTGTCGGCAGCAATCGGGTATCTGCTGTCGAGCTGGGTGTGGCGTTATCTGGTGGGCCGCAAGCGCACCAAGCGCCTCGCGCGCAAGGCGCGCGGTCTTCCGATGAGCGCCAAGCGGCCCAGGAAAAAGAAGGCAACCGGCGCATGA
- the dapA gene encoding 4-hydroxy-tetrahydrodipicolinate synthase, whose translation MFSGSIPALVTPFRDGALDEAAFRKLVDWQIEQGSSALVPCGTTGEASTLSNAEHHRVIELCIEQAAGRVPVIAGCGSNDTQNALLHMQFAKKAGAAAGLCVAPYYNRPSQAGLLAHFSHLCENSDLPVVLYNVPGRTVTDIAPKTTCELANRFPDQIVAIKDASEDLSRVADHRMGISKEFCQLSGNDELALPFNAAGGKGCISVTANVAPALCAEFQRACADNDLVEARRLNDKLYPLHYAMFEDASPAPVKYALTRVQEWMTDEVRLPLCRANDHARAAVDAALEHAGLV comes from the coding sequence ATGTTTTCGGGCTCGATTCCGGCTCTGGTGACTCCTTTTCGCGACGGAGCGTTGGACGAGGCGGCTTTTCGCAAGCTGGTGGACTGGCAAATAGAACAGGGCAGCAGTGCGCTGGTTCCCTGCGGCACTACGGGCGAGGCGTCCACGCTGAGCAATGCCGAGCACCACCGCGTAATCGAACTGTGTATCGAACAGGCCGCCGGACGCGTGCCGGTGATCGCGGGCTGCGGCAGCAACGACACGCAAAACGCGCTCCTCCACATGCAGTTTGCGAAGAAGGCCGGGGCAGCGGCGGGACTGTGCGTAGCGCCCTATTACAACCGGCCGAGCCAGGCCGGGCTGCTCGCCCATTTCAGCCATCTGTGCGAAAACAGCGATCTGCCGGTGGTGTTGTACAATGTGCCGGGCCGAACCGTGACCGATATCGCCCCGAAGACGACGTGCGAGCTGGCCAACCGCTTTCCCGACCAGATCGTGGCAATCAAGGATGCCAGCGAAGACCTGTCGCGCGTGGCCGATCACCGGATGGGGATTTCCAAGGAATTCTGCCAGCTATCGGGCAATGACGAGCTGGCGCTGCCGTTCAATGCGGCTGGCGGCAAGGGGTGTATCTCGGTCACCGCCAATGTCGCGCCGGCCCTTTGCGCCGAATTCCAGAGGGCCTGCGCCGATAACGACCTGGTCGAAGCGCGGCGGCTGAACGACAAGCTCTACCCGCTGCATTACGCGATGTTCGAAGATGCCAGCCCCGCTCCGGTGAAATACGCGCTGACGCGGGTGCAGGAATGGATGACGGACGAGGTACGCCTGCCCTTGTGCCGCGCCAACGACCATGCGCGCGCCGCAGTGGACGCCGCGCTGGAGCATGCCGGGCTGGTTTGA
- a CDS encoding outer membrane beta-barrel protein — protein sequence MKKTVAILTATALTAIATPAFAQVEDESPFTGLRGEGIVGYDNIRAGSSRDDDGNNNNDQSVDGVIYGIGLGYDVDLGSVVIGAEGEFVDATADTEFDDGDFEGFGFGNVSAGRDLYLGGRIGVNAAPNVLAYVKGGYTNAKLNILTNDGSRDFENDFDLDGYRIGAGGEYAINQNTFFKLEYRYSNYSRAEVDQDGTLPDSDRFDVDLDRHQVVAGVGIRF from the coding sequence ATGAAAAAGACAGTCGCAATTCTCACCGCAACGGCGCTCACCGCCATCGCGACACCGGCCTTCGCGCAGGTAGAAGATGAATCCCCCTTCACCGGCCTTCGGGGCGAGGGGATCGTGGGTTATGACAATATCCGCGCAGGCAGCTCGCGCGATGATGACGGCAACAACAATAACGATCAGTCGGTCGATGGCGTGATCTACGGTATCGGCCTTGGCTACGACGTCGATCTGGGATCGGTTGTTATCGGCGCAGAAGGTGAATTCGTCGATGCGACCGCCGATACCGAATTCGACGATGGCGATTTCGAAGGCTTCGGCTTCGGCAATGTGTCGGCCGGGCGTGACCTGTATCTTGGCGGGCGTATCGGCGTGAATGCAGCGCCCAACGTGCTGGCCTACGTCAAGGGTGGTTACACCAATGCCAAGCTGAACATCCTGACCAATGACGGGTCGCGCGATTTCGAAAACGATTTCGATCTCGACGGTTACCGGATTGGTGCAGGCGGCGAATATGCCATCAACCAGAACACCTTCTTCAAGCTGGAATATCGCTATTCCAACTATTCGCGGGCCGAAGTTGACCAGGACGGCACGCTGCCGGACAGCGACCGCTTCGATGTCGATTTGGACCGTCACCAGGTGGTGGCCGGTGTGGGCATCCGTTTCTAA
- the rlmN gene encoding 23S rRNA (adenine(2503)-C(2))-methyltransferase RlmN, protein MADTALMPIPGQVDPVPVARDITPRADGRVDLLGLPKARIRELFAEAGLDAKQAKLRAKQVYHWLYHRGVTEFSAMTDISKTMRPWLEERFVVGRPKVVEAQHSSDGTRKWLLQTEDGHDYEMVFIPDETRGTLCVSSQVGCTLNCTFCHTGTMRLVRNLTPGEIVGQVMLARDALGEWPKGKMDFADDESETEYRADGRLLTNIVMMGMGEPLYNFDHVRDALRLVMDGEGLALSKRRITLSTSGVVPMMARCGEEIGVNLAVSLHATNKPVRDEIVPINRKYGIEELLEACAAYPGASNARRITFEYVMLKDKNDSDEDARELVRLLKKYDLPAKVNLIPFNPWDGAAYECSDPDRIRAFSNIIFENGISAPVRTPRGRDIEAACGQLKTAAEKKSRAQLDREAAESQPAV, encoded by the coding sequence ATGGCCGATACAGCTCTCATGCCGATCCCCGGACAGGTGGATCCCGTTCCCGTTGCCCGCGACATTACGCCGCGCGCCGATGGCCGAGTCGACCTGCTCGGCCTGCCCAAGGCGCGCATCCGCGAGCTGTTTGCCGAGGCCGGGCTGGACGCGAAACAGGCCAAGCTGCGCGCCAAGCAGGTGTATCACTGGCTGTATCATCGCGGCGTGACCGAATTTTCCGCAATGACCGATATTTCCAAGACCATGCGCCCATGGTTGGAAGAACGCTTCGTGGTCGGGCGGCCCAAGGTGGTGGAGGCTCAGCACAGCTCCGACGGAACCCGCAAATGGCTGCTCCAGACCGAGGACGGCCATGATTACGAAATGGTCTTCATCCCGGATGAGACGCGCGGGACCTTGTGCGTTTCCAGCCAGGTCGGCTGCACGCTCAATTGCACATTCTGCCACACCGGCACGATGCGGCTGGTCCGCAATCTGACGCCCGGAGAAATCGTCGGCCAGGTAATGCTCGCCCGCGATGCGCTGGGCGAATGGCCGAAAGGCAAGATGGATTTCGCCGACGACGAGTCCGAAACAGAGTACCGCGCGGATGGCCGCCTGCTGACCAATATCGTGATGATGGGCATGGGCGAGCCGCTGTATAATTTCGACCATGTCCGCGATGCGCTGCGGCTGGTGATGGATGGCGAAGGGCTCGCTTTGTCCAAGCGCCGGATCACGCTGTCCACCAGCGGCGTGGTGCCGATGATGGCGCGCTGCGGCGAGGAAATCGGTGTGAACCTCGCGGTTTCCCTCCATGCCACCAACAAGCCGGTGCGCGACGAGATCGTGCCGATCAATCGCAAATACGGCATCGAGGAACTGCTGGAGGCATGCGCCGCCTATCCCGGCGCCTCCAACGCGCGGCGCATTACGTTCGAATATGTGATGCTGAAGGACAAGAACGACAGCGACGAAGATGCGCGCGAGCTCGTCCGCCTGCTGAAGAAATACGATTTGCCCGCCAAGGTGAACCTGATCCCGTTCAACCCGTGGGACGGTGCAGCCTATGAATGCAGCGACCCGGACCGCATTCGCGCCTTCTCCAACATCATCTTCGAAAACGGTATCAGCGCCCCCGTCCGTACCCCGCGCGGCCGCGATATTGAGGCGGCCTGCGGACAGCTGAAGACAGCCGCAGAAAAGAAAAGCCGCGCCCAGCTGGATCGCGAGGCTGCGGAGTCGCAACCTGCTGTATAA
- a CDS encoding class I SAM-dependent methyltransferase: MSADPATLAYYQQNAPRYTLSFGQAPSRHLDTFLNRLEPGARILELGCGGGRDSARMIERGFDLDATDGTPAMVRKANERFRVGARAMRFDELDVSGAYDAVWAHACLIHVARAEFPAILGAVHRSLKPGGWHFANYKLGSGEGRDLLGRLHNFPDETWLAERYGDRGFIVEDSENYAGKGADGTMRDWYALTLRRALA; the protein is encoded by the coding sequence ATGTCCGCTGACCCGGCCACCCTCGCTTATTATCAGCAGAACGCGCCGCGCTATACGCTGAGCTTCGGACAGGCGCCGAGCCGCCATCTCGATACGTTTCTTAATCGGCTGGAGCCGGGCGCGCGCATCCTCGAGCTTGGCTGCGGCGGTGGCCGCGATTCTGCGCGGATGATCGAGCGTGGCTTCGATCTGGATGCGACCGATGGCACGCCCGCAATGGTGCGTAAGGCCAATGAGCGCTTCAGGGTCGGCGCGCGGGCGATGCGGTTTGACGAGCTGGATGTGTCGGGCGCCTATGACGCGGTCTGGGCCCATGCCTGTCTGATCCACGTCGCCCGTGCCGAATTTCCGGCAATATTGGGCGCGGTCCATCGCTCGCTGAAGCCGGGCGGGTGGCATTTTGCCAATTACAAGCTGGGTAGCGGCGAAGGACGCGACCTGCTTGGCAGGTTGCACAATTTTCCCGATGAAACCTGGCTGGCCGAGCGATACGGAGATCGCGGGTTCATCGTCGAAGATAGCGAAAATTATGCCGGAAAAGGGGCGGATGGGACCATGCGCGACTGGTATGCGCTCACCCTGCGACGCGCGCTGGCGTAG
- a CDS encoding succinylglutamate desuccinylase/aspartoacylase family protein, whose product MSKSAAAWKKFEIGGIGIPPGEAQRISIPVSSLATGVPAMLALHIIHGAKPGPAIFVSAAIHGDEIVGTAIVQKLIQRLDPASLSGTIIFAPAANIFGFLQHSRYLPDRRDLNRSFPGSKNGSLAAQLAYSFLNEVIARCTLGIDIHTAAVHRYNLPQIRIAAGSPYLVELAMAFGAPVIVESPLREGSMRALAKGMGVEMLLMETGEALRFDRLSIDIGCQGVLRVMAHIGMTDMDDGLTTVGIPARANSSRWVRSPRGGVTNRIRKSGDTVRKGAVLATVGGLFGEEPLEMTSPIDGIIIGHATLPVVNQGDALFHIAQVANLDHAGERIGSITEAILASEPAGPAEQIMDEDEII is encoded by the coding sequence GTGTCGAAAAGTGCGGCGGCGTGGAAGAAATTCGAGATCGGCGGCATAGGTATCCCGCCAGGCGAGGCGCAGCGTATCTCGATTCCGGTCAGCTCCCTGGCGACGGGGGTGCCAGCTATGCTGGCGCTGCATATCATTCATGGCGCGAAACCTGGCCCCGCCATCTTCGTTAGCGCGGCGATCCACGGGGACGAGATTGTCGGCACGGCGATTGTTCAGAAGCTCATTCAGCGGCTCGATCCGGCTAGCCTTTCAGGCACGATTATCTTCGCGCCGGCAGCGAATATCTTCGGATTTCTGCAGCATAGCCGCTATCTGCCCGACCGGCGCGATCTGAACCGGAGTTTCCCCGGCAGTAAGAACGGTTCGCTCGCCGCGCAGCTTGCCTACAGCTTCCTCAACGAGGTTATTGCCCGCTGCACGCTGGGGATCGATATCCACACCGCTGCCGTCCACCGGTACAATCTTCCGCAAATACGTATTGCGGCAGGCAGCCCCTACCTTGTCGAACTGGCTATGGCGTTCGGCGCTCCGGTAATCGTCGAATCGCCTTTGCGCGAAGGCTCGATGCGCGCTCTGGCCAAGGGGATGGGAGTGGAGATGCTGCTGATGGAAACGGGCGAGGCTCTGCGATTCGACCGCCTGTCTATCGATATCGGGTGTCAGGGCGTGTTGCGCGTGATGGCGCATATCGGGATGACGGATATGGATGATGGGCTGACCACCGTGGGCATTCCCGCCCGCGCAAACAGTTCCCGCTGGGTTCGTAGCCCGCGAGGCGGCGTGACCAACCGCATCCGCAAATCCGGCGATACTGTACGCAAGGGCGCAGTGCTGGCGACGGTAGGCGGTTTGTTTGGCGAGGAGCCGCTCGAAATGACCAGTCCCATCGACGGGATTATTATCGGCCACGCGACACTGCCGGTCGTCAATCAGGGGGACGCGCTGTTCCATATCGCACAGGTCGCGAACCTGGATCATGCCGGGGAGCGGATCGGATCGATCACCGAAGCCATACTGGCCAGCGAACCTGCCGGGCCGGCCGAGCAGATAATGGACGAAGACGAGATCATTTAG
- the smpB gene encoding SsrA-binding protein SmpB, with product MARPKPETFDKQKIVAENRRARFDYAIEDKFEAGLALHGTEVKALRAGEASIAESYAEVKDGEVWLINANIPEFSHGNRNNHEPRRPRKLLLKTREINKLFGAVERKGMTLVPMSIYFNKTGRAKVELALGKGRKAADKREYIKDRDWQRDKARVMRDHG from the coding sequence ATGGCGCGCCCCAAACCGGAAACTTTCGACAAGCAGAAAATCGTCGCCGAAAACCGGCGGGCGCGCTTCGATTATGCGATCGAGGACAAGTTCGAGGCGGGCCTGGCCCTGCATGGGACAGAGGTGAAGGCGCTGCGTGCGGGCGAGGCGTCGATTGCCGAAAGCTATGCCGAGGTGAAGGATGGCGAGGTCTGGCTGATCAACGCCAACATCCCCGAATTCAGCCACGGCAACCGCAACAATCACGAACCGCGCCGCCCGCGCAAATTGCTGCTGAAAACGCGCGAGATCAACAAGCTGTTCGGCGCGGTAGAGCGCAAGGGCATGACGCTGGTGCCGATGAGCATCTATTTCAACAAGACCGGCCGGGCGAAGGTGGAACTGGCGCTGGGCAAGGGGCGCAAGGCCGCCGACAAGCGCGAATATATCAAGGATCGCGACTGGCAGCGCGACAAGGCGCGGGTGATGCGCGACCATGGGTGA
- a CDS encoding lytic transglycosylase domain-containing protein, translating into MSSMVHKSVALFALLTTPMLSASAQDSAAWEQARTQLVASQPSGAARVVDRWDYLIGQDNLGFDQYAGFLLAYPGFPQEDRLRGRAEAALDNEPVPMERLVAYFDAQPPLTNGAKARYALALQAMNRPEARDMALAAWRGGTMSGTAEAYLQSLYGQNFGPEDHDARMDALLWQGDSEAAARQLALVSPAYRGIAAARLALVNGDGSGVNAPSGALNDAGYVYNLARHYRTSGQLSRAIDLLASRPAFSGPALDAEDFVGEMLRIAKGAGSDPAARIAAKVDDLFPPSTDISTKSYRLRDDYTSLMWLGGTKALWTLGDGNRAAPLFYRYGAAAQTPQTRSKGFYWAGLASQRAGNTAEANRYYTMAGEYPDRFYGQLALEKMGRPIPSLAAATIVVPSAEQTAEFRNDPLTQAVRHVARGAPWRTGIQFYQAIAQGADTPEEHALVAQLALETGRRDLAVNVAEAAGADGLNQFVAQGFPTVTPPAGTYWTMVHAISRQESQFAENAISHAGARGLMQLMPGTAREQAGKLGMNYMRADLIEDPTYNIRLGNGYFTRMLSYYDGAYPLAIAAYNAGPGNVNKWLRANGDPRNGSIDYVTWIEQIPIFETKNYVQRVIENAAVYEQLYPQNARLGQPRKAGDFLR; encoded by the coding sequence ATGTCCAGCATGGTTCACAAGTCAGTTGCTCTATTCGCCCTCCTCACCACCCCGATGCTGTCCGCCTCTGCGCAGGATAGCGCCGCCTGGGAACAGGCCCGCACCCAGCTGGTCGCCAGCCAGCCCAGCGGCGCAGCGCGCGTGGTGGACCGTTGGGATTATCTGATCGGACAGGATAATCTGGGGTTCGACCAATATGCCGGGTTCCTGCTGGCCTATCCGGGTTTTCCGCAGGAAGACCGGCTGCGCGGGCGAGCCGAAGCTGCGCTCGATAACGAACCCGTCCCGATGGAACGGCTGGTCGCCTATTTCGATGCTCAGCCGCCGCTGACCAATGGGGCGAAGGCGCGCTATGCGCTGGCGCTGCAAGCGATGAACCGGCCCGAGGCACGCGATATGGCGCTTGCCGCGTGGCGCGGCGGCACCATGAGCGGGACTGCCGAAGCCTATTTGCAGAGCCTTTACGGCCAGAATTTCGGCCCCGAGGATCACGATGCGCGGATGGACGCGCTGCTGTGGCAGGGCGATAGCGAAGCGGCTGCGCGGCAGCTGGCTCTCGTATCGCCGGCCTATCGCGGCATCGCTGCGGCGCGGCTGGCGCTGGTGAATGGCGATGGTTCGGGGGTGAATGCGCCTTCCGGGGCGCTGAACGATGCGGGCTATGTCTATAATCTGGCGCGGCATTACCGCACATCCGGTCAGCTAAGCCGGGCGATCGACTTGCTGGCGAGCCGCCCGGCCTTTTCCGGACCGGCGCTGGACGCGGAAGATTTCGTGGGCGAAATGCTGCGCATCGCCAAGGGTGCTGGATCAGATCCGGCGGCGCGGATCGCGGCAAAGGTGGATGACCTCTTCCCGCCCAGCACCGATATCTCGACCAAATCCTACCGTTTGCGGGACGATTACACCTCCTTGATGTGGCTTGGCGGCACAAAGGCTTTGTGGACGCTGGGCGATGGCAACCGGGCCGCCCCCTTGTTCTATCGCTACGGCGCGGCTGCGCAGACGCCGCAGACCCGTTCCAAGGGGTTCTACTGGGCCGGTCTCGCTTCGCAGCGGGCGGGCAATACCGCGGAAGCCAACCGCTATTACACGATGGCGGGCGAGTATCCGGACCGGTTCTATGGCCAGCTTGCGCTGGAGAAGATGGGCCGCCCCATACCGAGCCTGGCGGCGGCGACCATCGTCGTACCCTCTGCCGAGCAAACCGCCGAATTCCGCAACGACCCGCTGACGCAGGCCGTGCGCCATGTGGCGCGCGGGGCACCGTGGCGCACCGGCATCCAGTTTTACCAGGCCATCGCGCAAGGTGCCGACACGCCGGAAGAACACGCTCTGGTGGCGCAGCTGGCGCTGGAAACCGGACGGCGCGATCTGGCGGTCAACGTTGCCGAGGCTGCCGGTGCGGACGGGCTGAACCAGTTCGTGGCGCAGGGCTTTCCTACCGTTACGCCTCCAGCCGGGACCTATTGGACGATGGTCCATGCGATTTCGCGGCAGGAAAGCCAGTTTGCCGAGAACGCGATCAGCCATGCCGGTGCGCGCGGACTGATGCAGCTGATGCCGGGTACGGCGCGCGAACAGGCGGGCAAGCTGGGTATGAATTACATGCGCGCCGACCTGATCGAGGATCCGACCTATAATATCCGTCTGGGCAATGGCTATTTCACCCGGATGCTGAGCTATTACGATGGCGCTTATCCGCTGGCCATCGCCGCCTATAATGCCGGGCCGGGCAATGTGAACAAGTGGCTGCGGGCCAATGGCGATCCGCGCAACGGTTCGATCGATTACGTCACCTGGATCGAGCAAATTCCGATCTTCGAGACCAAGAATTACGTCCAGCGCGTGATCGAAAATGCTGCGGTTTACGAACAGCTATACCCGCAAAATGCGCGGCTGGGGCAGCCTCGCAAAGCCGGCGATTTCTTGCGGTGA